A single Vulcanisaeta distributa DSM 14429 DNA region contains:
- a CDS encoding chromatin protein Cren7: MVTLEDLAKREYEIEGKKLKPTKVWKVQPKGRKGFVMALFKTPDGKTVRKVIAKVDEQGNIIV, translated from the coding sequence ATGGTCACACTAGAAGACCTGGCAAAGAGGGAATACGAAATAGAGGGCAAGAAGCTTAAGCCTACGAAGGTTTGGAAGGTTCAGCCTAAGGGTAGGAAGGGCTTCGTAATGGCCCTGTTCAAGACACCAGACGGAAAAACAGTAAGAAAAGTAATAGCAAAAGTAGACGAACAAGGAAACATAATCGTATAA